A single genomic interval of Spinacia oleracea cultivar Varoflay chromosome 6, BTI_SOV_V1, whole genome shotgun sequence harbors:
- the LOC110803301 gene encoding eukaryotic translation initiation factor 5A-4, with protein sequence MSDEEHHFESKADAGASKTFPQQAGTIRKNGYINIKNRPCKVVEVSTSKTGKHGHAKCNFVGIDIFTGKKLEDIVPSSHNCDVPHVTRTDYQLLDITEDGFVSLLTDNGDTKDDLKLPTDEVLNKQIKDGFAEGKDLIVSVMSAMGEEQINALKDIGPK encoded by the exons ATGTCGGACGAAGAACACCACTTCGAATCCAAGGCTGATGCCGGAGCTTCTAAGACTTTCCCCCAGCAAGCTGGTACTATCCGCAAGAACGGTTACATTAACATCAAGAATCGTCCTTGCAAG GTTGTTGAAGTTTCTACTTCTAAGACTGGCAAGCACGGACATGCTAAATGTAACTTTGTCGGTATCGACATCTTCACTGGGAAGAAGCTTGAGGATATTGTTCCATCTTCTCACAATTGTGAT GTTCCCCATGTCACCCGTACTGATTACCAGCTCCTTGACATTACTGAGGATGGTTTT GTTAGCCTGCTGACTGATAATGGAGATACTAAGGATGACTTGAAGCTGCCAACTGATGAAGTTCTGAATAAACAG ATCAAGGATGGATTTGCTGAGGGGAAAGACCTGATTGTGAGCGTGATGAGTGCCATGGGAGAAGAACAAATTAATGCCCTCAAGGACATCGGACCTAAGTAA